In a genomic window of Zingiber officinale cultivar Zhangliang chromosome 9B, Zo_v1.1, whole genome shotgun sequence:
- the LOC122025504 gene encoding phosphomethylethanolamine N-methyltransferase-like encodes MDSTTTSVDVNGEMEREVQKSYWMEHSKDLSVEAMMLDSHASELDQEERPEILSLLPSYKGKSVLELGAGIGRFTGELAKEAGHVLALDFIESVIKKNETLNGHYKNASFLCADVTSPKLPVKVDSIDLIFSNWLLMYLSDKEVEELLERMVKWVKVGGYVFFRESCFHQSGDPKRKFNPTHYREPRFYTKTFKECHTYDDQGNSFELSLITCKCISAYVKNKKNQNQVCWMWQKVKSVDDRGFQRFLDNVQYKSSGILRYERVFGDGFVSTGGIETTKEFVAKLELKPRQKVLDVGCGIGGGDFYMAENFEVDVVGIDLSINMISLALERAIGRKCSVEFEVTDCTKKSYPDNTFDVIYSRDTILHIQDKSSLFKNFFKWLKPGGKVFISDYCKKSGTPSEDFVAYIKQRGYDLHDIEAYGKMLEDAGFHEVIAEDRTKQFVEVLQRELDAVEKEKEAFIQDFSQEDYDEIVNGWKAKLKRSSVGEQRWGLFIAKKK; translated from the exons ATGGATTCTACTACCACTTCCGTCGATGTCAATG GGGAAATGGAACGCGAGGTGCAGAAGAGCTACTGGATGGAACATTCCAAGGATCTTTCGGTGGAGGCGATGATGCTCGACTCCCACGCTTCTGAGCTCGACCAAGAAGAGAGGCCGGAG ATCCTGTCATTACTTCCATCTTATAAAGGAAAATCAGTCTTGGAGCTTGGAGCTGGTATTGGTCGCTTTACTGGTGAACTTGCAAAAGAAGCTGGTCATGTTCTGGCCTTGGACTTCATTGAAAGTGTAATTAAGAAG AATGAGACTttgaatgggcactacaagaatgcTAGCTTTCTGTGTGCTGATGTAACGTCACCAAAGCTGCCTGTTAAAGTAGATTCCATAGATCTGATATTCTCAAATTGGCTATTGATGTATCTTTCTGATAAAGAG GTGGAAGAACTGCTAGAAAGGATGGTAAAATGGGTGAAGGTTGGTGGATATGTCTTTTTTAGAGAATCTTGCTTCCATCAATCTGGTGACCCAAAACGGAAATTCAATCCAACTCATTACCGGGAGCCACGATTCTATACAAAG ACGTTTAAGGAGTGTCATACTTATGATGACCAAGGAAACTCCTTTGAACTCTCTCTTATTACATGTAAGTGCATTTCAGCATATGTGaagaacaaaaaaaatcaaaaccag GTCTGTTGGATGTGGCAGAAAGTTAAGTCAGTTGATGACAGAGGCTTCCAACGTTTCTTAGACAATGTTCAATACAAAAGCAGTGGGATTTTACGCTATGAGCGTGTCTTTGGGGATGGTTTTGTGAGCACCGGAGGAATAG AGACTACGAAGGAGTTTGTCGCAAAGCTTGAACTTAAGCCCAGACAGAAGGTCCTCGATGTCGGGTGTGGCATTGGGGGAGGTGACTTCTATATGGCTGAAAACTTTGAAGTCGATGTGGTTGGCATAGATCTTTCAATAAATATGATATCCTTGGCTCTTGAACGTGCAATTGGACGTAAATGCTCAGTAGAGTTCGAGGTGACTGACTGCACAAAGAAATCATACCCGGACAATACATTTGATGTCATATACAGCCGTGACACTATCCTTCATATACAA GACAAATCATCATTGTTCAAGAACTTTTTCAAGTGGTTGAAACCTGGTGGTAAGGTCTTTATCAGTGATTACTGCAAGAAATCTGGGACTCCATCTGAGGACTTCGTGGCATATATTAAGCAAAGAGGATATGATCTCCATGATATAGAAGCTTATGGCAAG ATGCTAGAGGATGCTGGGTTTCATGAAGTTATTGCAGAAGACAGGACAAAGCAG TTTGTGGAGGTCCTACAAAGGGAATTGGATGCAGTTGAGAAGGAAAAGGAAGCATTCATACAAGATTTCTCACAG GAAGACTACGATGAGATTGTGAATGGTTGGAAGGCAAAGCTGAAGAGGAGCTCGGTTGGTGAGCAGAGGTGGGGCCTTTTCATCGCGAAAAAGAAATAA